Proteins from a single region of Phyllopteryx taeniolatus isolate TA_2022b chromosome 10, UOR_Ptae_1.2, whole genome shotgun sequence:
- the glrbb gene encoding glycine receptor, beta b isoform X1 encodes MGVKKKLVVFLLVLCVCLQGASAKEKGTKKGKKKGKQVYCPSQLSSEDLARVPANSTSNILNRLLISYDPRIRPNFKGIPVEDRVNIFINSFGSIQETTMDYRVNIFLRQRWNDPRLKLPQDFKSDSLTVDPKMFKCLWKPDLFFANEKSANFHDVTQENILLFIFRNGDVLISMRLSVTLSCPLDLTLFPMDTQRCKMQLESFGYTTDDLQFMWQTGDPVQMDAIALPQFDIRQEDIDYGNCTKFYAGTGYYTCVEVIFTLRRQVGFYMMGVYAPTLLIVVLSWLSFWINPDASAARVPLGILSVLSLSSECTSLASELPKVSYVKAIDVWLIACLLFGFASLVEYAVVQVMLNSPKRIEAEKAKIASKEKAVGKSAANAAARNNTVNGTGGTPLHVSTLHVAETRCKKVCTSKSDLRTNDFSIVGSLPRDFELSNFDCYGKPINTAGGGGGKSQAKNNKKPPPPKPVIPSAAKRVDLYARALFPFSFLFFNVIYWSCYL; translated from the exons gcaACTGTCATCCGAAGATCTGGCCCGTGTTCCTGCCAATTCCACTAGTAACATCTTGAATAGGTTACTGATCAGCTACGATCCCAGAATACGGCCCAACTTCAAAG GAATACCTGTGGAAGACAGAGTGAACATTTTCATCAACAGCTTCGGCTCCATCCAGGAGACGACCATG GACTACCGAGTCAATATCTTCCTGCGGCAGCGCTGGAACGACCCGCGGCTCAAGCTTCCGCAGGACTTCAAGTCCGACTCGCTCACCGTGGATCCCAAGATGTTCAAATGCCTGTGGAAGCCCGACCTGTTCTTTGCCAACGAGAAGAGCGCCAACTTCCACGACGTCACGCAGGAGAACATCCTTCTCTTCATCTTCCGCAACGGCGACGTGCTCATCAGTATGAG GTTGTCCGTCACGCTGTCTTGTCCGCTGGACCTGACTTTGTTCCCCATGGACACCCAGAGGTGCAAAATGCAACTGGAAAGCT TTGGCTACACCACGGACGACCTGCAGTTCATGTGGCAGACGGGGGACCCCGTGCAGATGGACGCCATCGCCCTGCCCCAATTTGACATCCGACAAGAAGACATCGACTACGGCAACTGCACCAAGTTCTACGCAGGAACAG GCTACTACACTTGCGTGGAGGTCATCTTCACCCTGAGGCGACAGGTGGGCTTCTACATGATGGGCGTTTATGCGCCCACGCTGCTCATCGTGGTGCTCTCCTGGCTGTCCTTCTGGATCAACCCCGACGCCAGTGCTGCACGAGTGCCGTTGG GCATTCTGTCCGTGCTGTCCCTGTCTTCTGAGTGCACGTCCCTGGCTTCGGAGCTTCCAAAGGTGTCGTACGTGAAGGCCATCGACGTCTGGCTGATCGCCTGCCTGCTGTTCGGATTCGCCTCCCTGGTGGAGTACGCCGTGGTGCAGGTCATGCTCAACAGCCCCAAGCGCATCGAGGCCGAGAAGGCCAAGATAGCATCCAAGGAGAAGGCGGTGGGCAAGAGCGCCGCCAACGCCGCCGCCAGGAACAACACCGTCAATGGCACCGGGGGAACGCCGCTCCATGTCAGCACCTTGCAT GTGGCGGAGACGCGCTGCAAGAAGGTGTGCACTTCCAAGTCGGACCTGCGCACCAACGACTTCAGCATCGTGGGCTCGCTCCCGCGGGACTTTGAGCTGTCGAACTTTGACTGCTACGGCAAGCCCATCAACAcggccggcggcggcggcggcaaatCGCAGGCCAAGAACAACAAGAAGCCGCCGCCCCCCAAACCAGTCATCCCGTCGGCCGCCAAGCGTGTGGACCTTTATGCCCGCGCCCTCTTCCCcttctccttcctcttcttcaacGTCATCTACTGGTCGTGTTACTTGTGA